A single window of Athene noctua chromosome 1, bAthNoc1.hap1.1, whole genome shotgun sequence DNA harbors:
- the RAB20 gene encoding ras-related protein Rab-20 codes for MKKPDGKVVLLGDMNVGKTSLLHRYMERRFQETVSTVGGAFYLKQWGPYNISIWDTAGREQFHGLGSMYCRGAAAVILTYDVNSLQSLTELEERFLALTDSASADCIFAIVGNKVDLTDDSALPPDENRPEKSVASCSSKVRKQVRAEDAIALYKKILKYKMLDEKDVPAAEKMCFETSAKTGYKVDYLFETVFEMVVPIIVRQKAEGPPQTVDITDYKPAKRTKSGCCS; via the exons aTGAAGAAGCCGGACGGGaaggtggtgctgctgggggacaTGAACGTGGGCAAGACCTCCCTGCTGCACCGCTACATGGAGAGGCGCTTCCAGGAGACGGTCAGCACCGTCGGCGGTGCCTTCTACCTCAAGCAGTGGGGGCCCTACAACATCTCCATCTGGGACACGGCGG GACGGGAGCAGTTTCATGGCCTCGGGTCTATGTACTGcagaggagcagctgctgtgatcCTCACGTATGATGTGAACAGCCTCCAAAGCCTGACAGAGCTGGAAGAAAGATTCTTGGCACTGACGGACAGTGCGAGTGCTGACTGCATTTTTGCTATTGTTGGAAATAAAGTTGACCTCACCGATGACTCTGCTTTACCACCGGATGAAAATAGACCTGAGAAGTCTGTTGCCAGCTGTAGCTCGAAGGTGCGAAAACAAGTCCGTGCAGAGGATGCGATTGCGCTCTATAAAAAgatactgaaatacaaaatgcTAGATGAGAAGGATGTTCCAGCAGCTGAGAAAATGTGCTTTGAGACAAGTGCAAAAACAGGATACAAGGTGGACTATCTCTTTGAAACTGTGTTTGAGATGGTAGTTCCAATAATTGTACGGCAGAAAGCTGAGGGGCCACCTCAAACTGTAGATATTACGGACTACAAGCCCGCAAAAAGGACAAAATCCGGTTGTTGTTCCTGA